From the Primulina tabacum isolate GXHZ01 chromosome 15, ASM2559414v2, whole genome shotgun sequence genome, one window contains:
- the LOC142527052 gene encoding serine/threonine-protein kinase D6PKL1-like: protein MERIPESQPLQWKLPVVAKVMKTHSTLLNEQISKPMNLWKSKELDFPVPGQAWKGKNFLEEDEELMPDVISFKFSGDSCEESGSTSFHGVSHPPEPVDSDSMSPVCVPITENNGDHKCLVKSLPMRGPFLEDLSIQVQSIKPSPSLPSPAESLGEESNNLTAVSSPFLIPRPSSQNNETSPLHDSEEKECIWDASLPPSGNVSPLSSIDSVGVARTMSVVNSCASTYRSDGMISDGMFSVDRNYASTKGSIRGDSLESTKTSLSRASESSGLSDDSNWSNITGSANKPHKGNDPRWKAILAVRARDGILGMNHFKLLKRLGCGDIGSVYLSELSSTHCFFAMKVMDKASLASRKKLTRAQTEREILQLLDHPFLPTLYTHFETDRFSCLVMEYCPGGDLHTLRQRQPGKHFSEYATRFYAAEVLLALEYLHMLGVVYRDLKPENVLVRDDGHIMLSDFDLSLQCAVSPTLIRTSGFDSDPLRRRAFCVQPSCIEPTSACIQPPACFLPRIFPQKTKRRSGKTRTELGILSGTLPELVAEPTSARSMSFVGTHEYLAPEIIKGEGHGSAVDWWTFGIFLHELLYGKTPFKGSGNRATLFNVVGQQLKFPETPATSYASRDLIRGLLVKEPQNRLGVKRGATEIKQHAFFEGVNWALIRCSSPPEVPRPAEADLPVKFGQVGHVEPVGIGSGGKSVMGPDMKSGGKYLDFEFF from the exons ATGGAAAGAATCCCTGAATCGCAACCACTTCAATGGAAACTACCTGTTGTGGCTAAGGTGATGAAGACTCACTCCACTTTGTTGAATGAACAGATCAGCAAGCCAATGAACTTGTGGAAGTCGAAAGAGTTGGATTTCCCCGTCCCTGGACAAGCATGGAAGGGGAAGAACTTTTTGGAGGAGGACGAAGAACTCATGCCTGATGTTATTTCATTTAAATTCAGTGGTGATTCTTGTGAGGAAAGCGGTTCTACTTCCTTTCATGGGGTGAGTCATCCCCCAGAACCAGTTGACTCAGACTCAATGAGTCCGGTTTGTGTACCAATTACTGAGAACAATGGGGACCACAAATGTTTGGTTAAAAGTCTTCCTATGAGGGGACCTTTTCTTGAAGATCTATCTATACAAGTTCAAAGTATTAAACCGAGCCCATCATTACCTTCGCCTGCTGAGAGCCTGGGCGAAGAGTCTAACAATTTGACGGCTGTTTCATCACCATTCTTAATTCCTCGGCCATCATCGCAAAATAATGAAACAAGTCCTCTCCATGATTCCGAGGAAAAAGAATGTATATGGGATGCTTCGCTGCCTCCAAGTGGCAATGTTAGTCCACTTAGCAGCATTGATAGTGTTGGCGTTGCTAGGACTATGAGTGTTGTTAATAGCTGTGCTAGCACCTATCGAAGTGATGGAATGATTAGTGATGGAATGTTTAGTGTAGACAGAAACTATGCGAGCACGAAAGGAAGCATTCGAGGGGATTCTCTTGAGAGTACGAAAACTAGCCTTAGCCGAGCTAGCGAGAGCAGTGGGCTTAGCGATGACAGTAACTGGAGCAACATTACAGGAAGTGCAAATAAGCCTCATAAAGGAAACGACCCTAGATGGAAGGCTATACTTGCTGTACGCGCGCGTGATGGTATTTTAGGCATGAACCATTTCAAGTTACTAAAAAGACTCGGTTGTGGGGATATTGGAAGTGTGTATCTTTCCGAGCTTAGCTCGACTCACTGCTTCTTTGCCATGAAGGTGATGGATAAGGCGTCACTTGCTAGTAGGAAGAAACTGACTCGGGCGCAAACTGAAAGAGAGATTTTGCAGCTTCTCGATCATCCTTTCTTGCCTACATTGTACACGCATTTTGAGACAGACAGATTTTCCTGTTTGGTCATGGAATATTGTCCTGGTGGAGATTTGCACACACTGAGGCAGCGACAACCTGGAAAACATTTTTCCGAATATGCAACAAG GTTTTATGCAGCTGAAGTTCTTTTGGCGCTCGAGTATCTTCACATGCTTGGAGTCGTGTATAGAGACTTAAAACCAGAAAACGTTCTTGTTCGTGATGATGGCCACATTATGCTCTCAGATTTCGACCTTTCCCTGCAATGTGCTGTCTCACCAACGCTTATAAGAACTTCTGGATTCGATTCTGACCCTTTGAGAAGAAGAGCATTCTGTGTGCAGCCATCTTGCATCGAGCCCACATCAGCATGCATTCAACCGCCGGCATGTTTCCTTCCCCGAATATTCCCCCAAAAGACCAAAAGAAGATCCGGGAAAACCCGAACAGAGCTTGGAATTCTATCTGGTACTCTACCTGAGTTAGTTGCAGAACCTACATCAGCTAGGTCCATGTCATTCGTTGGCACTCACGAATACCTAGCCCCAGAAATTATCAAAGGTGAAGGCCACGGCAGTGCAGTGGACTggtggacgtttggtatatttTTACACGAATTACTCTATGGTAAAACTCCGTTCAAGGGGTCTGGCAACCGTGCCACGCTTTTCAATGTAGTCGGACAGCAGCTCAAGTTTCCTGAGACGCCAGCGACTAGTTATGCTAGTCGGGATCTCATCCGTGGACTGCTTGTTAAAGAGCCACAAAACCGACTTGGGGTGAAAAGAGGAGCGACTGAGATCAAGCAGCACGCGTTTTTCGAAGGCGTGAACTGGGCTCTGATAAGATGCAGCAGTCCACCCGAGGTGCCAAGGCCTGCTGAGGCTGATCTGCCCGTGAAATTTGGGCAAGTCGGGCATGTCGAGCCGGTTGGGATTGGAAGTGGGGGTAAAAGTGTAATGGGACCAGACATGAAATCTGGGGGTAAATATCTGGATTTTGAGTTCTTTTAG